DNA sequence from the Cohnella herbarum genome:
AATATCTCGTCGTCCCCGCAGCATGTCGAAGTCGTCAGCAACTGCGCTTCTAATGACGAGGTTAGACGAATGTAGAGGTTTTTTCATTCACGGTTGAGTCTCCTTTCTATGGAAATTCCATGATAGTATTTTCATTTTTAAGACTGTAAAACCATACTACATTAATTATTAGAGAAGTAGCCATGTATTGTATCAATATAAATTATACTATTTGTGATGCCGTTCACCTTATCAGTTGACAACTTCGCTGCCCGTTAGAGCAACGAGGCTACCGATACATGCCGGTAGCCTCGTTCTCGTTACTTATAGCGCTATCGTGTCCCGTCAGTTGAAACATCTAACCTAGATACTTTATTTCTTTCCCTCTATGCAATCTGTGTAATAACAAGGTGTGCGGAAACCGATCTTGTTCCTCCGGCTAATGGAGTGATCGTGAGTGCCGCGGCATTACCAGCAGGATTTCGAACTGTGAGCACTGAATTAATGACCGTTGTTTGCACAAGAGCTATTCCTACTATTTGAGAAGTACCTGTTGCCCGCCCGACCACCGTATAAGCAAGGTCAGCGCCATTGAGCGTTAAAATAAGTTGGCCAGGTTCGTTTACACCTACCTGAAACAAAACCTGGTAAGTGCCAATTGTTGCCAAGTTAAACGAGCTTGCATTTACACGGGTAATTTCAGCCCCGCTGATCGGACCATCTTGGGGAAAACTTACGTCCGTGTTGGGAGCAACAGTTGCAGCATTATTAGGAGGCATTAAAGCAAAAAAATCCGCGAAGCCTTTTACTCCACCTGCCATCCCAGCAGATCCCGCTGGTCCCGCTGGTCCCGTTGCTCCTGCCAGTCCAGTTGCTCCAATCGCACCTGCTAGTCCTGCTAGTCCTTGGGGTCCAAGCGCTCCTACAAGCCCTTCAGGTCCAAGTGCGCCAATCGCACCTGCAAGTCCTGCTAGTCCTTGGGGCCCAAGTGCTCCTGCAAATCCTTGAGGTCCAAGTGTGCCAATCGCTCCTACAAGGCCTGCTACTCCTTGGGGTCCAAGCGCTCCTGCAAGTCCTTGAGGTCCAAGTGTGCCAATCGCTCCTACAAGACCTGCTACTCCTTGGGGTCCAAGCGCTCCTGCAAGTCCTTGAGGTCCAGCTTCTGCAATTGCCCCTGCAAGTCCTTGAAGCAATTGCTGGCCTTTTTGCGGCACCCGTACAATTTTTTTAATAACTATTTTTTTAACAACTCGCAAACAACGCTTCGTTTTTTTTCTTTTTGGATGGCAAACAATTACGGTTTTCTTTTTACACCGTTTTTTTCTATCCAGACAGCTCAACGTTCACACCTCCCTATTAAGATGGTTCAGTGTACGTAAGTTTCTTATTATAGGCATGGACTAATAGCCGCTATTAGCTAGACTAATAACTATTTTTAGAATAATGGGTTAATCGTAGGTAGAGTTAATCCATAATTCCAACACTCTTTCCCGTTAGTGCAACGAGGCTGCCTATACTTGCCGGCAGCCTCGTTCTAGTTACTTATAGATCTGATTCAGACTATCGGTAAATCCCGTCCGCCAAGTCGGGTATAGCGGTTTCCAGCCGTATTCCTGCCGGGCTTTCTTGTTCGATGCCCCTCGCTCCCAAGCGTTACTATTCGAAAGAGTTTCAGGGATAGGTGCTCCTATGGCTTGCGCATAAACCGGGAGCCAGTCCATTCCTCTTGCCGGTTCGTCGTCCACGATGTTCACGGGTCCAGATGGCCATTGTAAGGCGAAAAGCACTGCTTCAGCGGCATCCTCCACATGAAGAAAAGAAGTGACCCCTTCGGTTGCAGGAACCTGTCTTTGATGAATTTGATGTGCCATAAATCCATTATGCTCGTACCAAGTGCCTGGACCATAGAACATTCCATAACGTAAAATTACATATTGCGGTAATTTTGTAACGGCACTTTCCAATGCTAATATGCCGTCAATTGTCGATTTCCGGGGCTCTTCGGCTGCTACGTGTAAGGATACATCTTCGGTTGCCGGTCCCTTGCCCGGTTCATATGCCCACGAAATGCTTTGGGCGATGATGCGGTTGACACCAGCCGAAAGGGCGGCATCTACTAGATTTTGCGTTCCTTCTCTGCGTATCCTTGTATTATCCGAAAAATTGCGATTACTCAAAGAAGTCAATTGATGAATGACAACCTCGGGTTGAGATTCATCTAATGCTGATCGTATTGCCTCGCGATCAAAGACATCAGCGATTAAGGCTCTTGCTCCCGTATTCTCGATAATGGATTTCTTACTCTCGCTTTGCGTGATTCCAATTACTTCATGACCTGCACGAATCAGCTTTGGAAGCAAGAAACGTCCGACAGCTCCAGTAGCTCCGGCGACGATAATTTTCATAAACCATTCCTCCGATAGATCCCATAAATAGAAAAAGCCGCGATTTCCGCGTCTTGTTAGGGGTCAATGTTCATGACTCCTACGCTAACTTACTAGGGTCGCGAGCATATTCGCGCAGAACATCCTAAGTTTTTCTGATTTTTTCCAAATCCATTGTATTCTATCCCCCCGTGTAGCGAAATTAAATTCTTATTTTTTTCAGTATAGCACCCTTCGTTTCGTTGATTAATAATTAATTGTTGACGCCAGGGTCATATTCTCTTGCCAATTGCGTTAGCCGCCCGTTATTGCAACGAAGCCGCCGATCATTCCGGCAGCTTCGTTAGGGTTGCATATTGAACTATTCTTGGCCAGTTATGAAATGCCTATTGCGTCGTTACTGCGCGGAAATCTCGAACTTCGTGCCGGCATCCCCAGCGAAAACTATCGATCCTCCCGCGGGCAGTTCGACCTGATCCTTGCCTCCGATGACGCTGAAGTAGGTGCATGTTCCCTTCGCATCATACACGGTGAAGGAGGCGTTCGAGGACATATTCACCTTAACGATTTTGCCCCCGTTTTTGTCGCTTATCGTATACCATTTGGCGTATCCGCTCGACGGTATCGTAACGATTGACTTCTTAGCGACGTAGATAGGCTTCAAGGCGTCCTCGTTTACTAAGATGCTTCCGCCAAGATTCAAGTACTCAACGCCATCCTGCATAAAAAACGTATACCCCGAGAGATCCCGCCCACTCTGTCCCGGAATTTGCAATTCGGAGACGGCCGTATTCGGGCCCGTTATTCGCTTATCCAACACGTACCCCGGCAATTGTTTCGACACGTTCAATTGGATGGGCGGCAACACCAAATAAATAAGCGACGTATACTTCTCGTTCAGCAGATAATACTTCTTGCCGTCGCGCTGAATCCATGCTTTTTTCGTCTCTGACGGAAGATCTTTAGGCTGTAGCTTCTCGGCGTTGTACTCCGACATAGCGATCTGTCCAAGAGCCGGCAATGAAGCGTATTGGCGAAGCCATAAGTAGGTACGGCCGTTCTTCTCCGTCACGAAGCTGATCATCACATTCCCATCCGCGCTCCGGAACGTGCCGTCCGCCGAATACTCGTAGATCTGGGCTGGATTACCGGGTGCCAGCTCAGAAGTGATGGACATGACGCCGCCTTCGGTAATCTTGATGTTTATCGTTGAACTTGTCGCGCCATAGATTCCCGAATACTGCAGCATGGACTCCGGCATTTCAGTCTTTGCCGGCGCGCCGTACGATTTCTCAGGCTTGAATTCGGCAATTGTCCGATTCTCCTTCAGCGCTTGAAGCAGGATTTCGTTTGCCAGAAGCCAGTCGATCGTACTGCTCCCGCCAGAAGAGACGACAGCTACCGCCATTTCCTGTTCGGGAAGCACAACGAGCACCGAGTGATAGAAAAGCGTGTCCCCGCCTTTGGTCAGCGCTTTAATCCCATATTCGCTGAAGGGATACAGATTGACGCTGTCCCAGCCGAGACCGTATTCGAATAAGTTATCCGCATCGGCAGGCCACAAAGGCGTCTTATATTCGTCTTGGGCCATAGCCGTAACCGATTTGACGGATAAGACTTCTTCCGCTTCCCCCGTGAAAACTTGCGAGAATCGGGCCAAATCTTCCGCCGTGGAATAAATGCCTCCCGCTCCGATCACGTTAGCCGTCTCGTTGGGAAGTTGTCCTGTATAAGTAGGATGATAGAGTCCCGCCATCTTCGATGTGTCAGGAGAATCGAGCGGCGTCTTCGTATTGGTCATACCCAGAGGTTCCGTAATATATCGATGGATATAAGAGGTAAAGTCCATGCCGCCGACTCTCTCGATCAGAATCAGGGCCAGCGTAAATCCGTCATTACAGTAAACCGAATAAGCGCCCGGATCTGCCTTTAAGGTCTGACCGGCCAATTGTTTCAGCAGTGTGTCGTGAGCGTAAGTATCGTTATCTTCGAATAAAAAGGCGTTCGTCATCGACGATCCGTTCAGACCGGAAGAATGATTCAGCAGCATGCGTGGAGTAATCTGCTTGTAGCGTTCATCCTTCATCGTAAACTCGGGGATATACTGGACGACCGGCGTATCGAGATCGATCTTCCCCTGGTCGACCAACTGCATGACGGCAACCGCGGTAAACATTTTACTTGTCGAACCGATTCCGTACATCGTGTCTTTCGTGAGCGGCTTCTGTCCTTGCTCATCATTGTTGCCGGATTGGCCGGATACAACGATGTTGCCATGATCGATAAGGGCGTACTGTACACTATTCGTGCCGTAAGCTTTCGTAAGGAGATCTGCCTTCTCCTTAGCCGTTTTCCGGGTTGTTTCGTAGGTGATTGCAACCTTATTCGAATGTGAATCCATTGCCGCTGCCTTGTTGTCGTCGCAAGGGGTTATCAGCAGACACAAAGCTAGCACAGCTCCTATTATCCATCGGCTTTCCATCATTTAAACTCTCCCTCCGAAGAATGCCTTAATTATCGAAAATTGAAAATGGGTACGAGAATGGCGGTCATCAGAACGGCGATCGTCGTAGAGGCTATGATCTTACCGCGCGGATTTGCCATATTAATCGTCCATCCGAATCCGTATCTATCCGGAACGAATAACGCTGGGTCTTCGGGGTTGGCGTAAATGCTGCCGAGCCATTTCCAATGCCGCTCCTCCTGCGACGGAATGTCCCGGTGCTGATCAAGGCCTCTGAACCGCAGGTAAAGCAAGACGCCGATCAGCGTCAAGAAGAACGCCGCCATAAACGAGATGTTGTAGCGTAAGAGCAGATTAAGCTTCCAACCGTACAACATTACGGCTTGCAACAACCCTAAGTTTGCAATCCCCAGCAGAGATATCCCCCAAGCCGTAATCGAATGGATTTTCTTGAGCTTCAACTGTTTACGCAACGAAGCATCCCGGTACTGGGGATCCAGCGATGTCCTGGCACGGCTAATCATCAGATTATAGCCGGCGAATAACGCGATCATCAGCGCTTGCACGATGTTCATCATGAACACGGTTCGTACGGATTTGTTAGTGAACTGATCCGGAAAGTCATTCGGACCCATATGTATCGCGACT
Encoded proteins:
- a CDS encoding NAD-dependent epimerase/dehydratase family protein — encoded protein: MKIIVAGATGAVGRFLLPKLIRAGHEVIGITQSESKKSIIENTGARALIADVFDREAIRSALDESQPEVVIHQLTSLSNRNFSDNTRIRREGTQNLVDAALSAGVNRIIAQSISWAYEPGKGPATEDVSLHVAAEEPRKSTIDGILALESAVTKLPQYVILRYGMFYGPGTWYEHNGFMAHQIHQRQVPATEGVTSFLHVEDAAEAVLFALQWPSGPVNIVDDEPARGMDWLPVYAQAIGAPIPETLSNSNAWERGASNKKARQEYGWKPLYPTWRTGFTDSLNQIYK
- a CDS encoding collagen-like protein → MSCLDRKKRCKKKTVIVCHPKRKKTKRCLRVVKKIVIKKIVRVPQKGQQLLQGLAGAIAEAGPQGLAGALGPQGVAGLVGAIGTLGPQGLAGALGPQGVAGLVGAIGTLGPQGFAGALGPQGLAGLAGAIGALGPEGLVGALGPQGLAGLAGAIGATGLAGATGPAGPAGSAGMAGGVKGFADFFALMPPNNAATVAPNTDVSFPQDGPISGAEITRVNASSFNLATIGTYQVLFQVGVNEPGQLILTLNGADLAYTVVGRATGTSQIVGIALVQTTVINSVLTVRNPAGNAAALTITPLAGGTRSVSAHLVITQIA
- a CDS encoding DUF5808 domain-containing protein: MTVLETIMISSFYLFIALLISIQAYIGLRTLLFGIALPAEAMQDTAVRGIRRNYVLLTGGSAIFIGAACFILTRHQTTSWSIRWWAAAILLLMIVSVFAVRISRMSAQRLKAARGWQVAVQTKRAASLMVGRTHRSAFGSWWYLAHVAVMVLCIIFAVARWNEIPQSVAIHMGPNDFPDQFTNKSVRTVFMMNIVQALMIALFAGYNLMISRARTSLDPQYRDASLRKQLKLKKIHSITAWGISLLGIANLGLLQAVMLYGWKLNLLLRYNISFMAAFFLTLIGVLLYLRFRGLDQHRDIPSQEERHWKWLGSIYANPEDPALFVPDRYGFGWTINMANPRGKIIASTTIAVLMTAILVPIFNFR
- a CDS encoding serine hydrolase domain-containing protein, translating into MMESRWIIGAVLALCLLITPCDDNKAAAMDSHSNKVAITYETTRKTAKEKADLLTKAYGTNSVQYALIDHGNIVVSGQSGNNDEQGQKPLTKDTMYGIGSTSKMFTAVAVMQLVDQGKIDLDTPVVQYIPEFTMKDERYKQITPRMLLNHSSGLNGSSMTNAFLFEDNDTYAHDTLLKQLAGQTLKADPGAYSVYCNDGFTLALILIERVGGMDFTSYIHRYITEPLGMTNTKTPLDSPDTSKMAGLYHPTYTGQLPNETANVIGAGGIYSTAEDLARFSQVFTGEAEEVLSVKSVTAMAQDEYKTPLWPADADNLFEYGLGWDSVNLYPFSEYGIKALTKGGDTLFYHSVLVVLPEQEMAVAVVSSGGSSTIDWLLANEILLQALKENRTIAEFKPEKSYGAPAKTEMPESMLQYSGIYGATSSTINIKITEGGVMSITSELAPGNPAQIYEYSADGTFRSADGNVMISFVTEKNGRTYLWLRQYASLPALGQIAMSEYNAEKLQPKDLPSETKKAWIQRDGKKYYLLNEKYTSLIYLVLPPIQLNVSKQLPGYVLDKRITGPNTAVSELQIPGQSGRDLSGYTFFMQDGVEYLNLGGSILVNEDALKPIYVAKKSIVTIPSSGYAKWYTISDKNGGKIVKVNMSSNASFTVYDAKGTCTYFSVIGGKDQVELPAGGSIVFAGDAGTKFEISAQ